From a single Arachis hypogaea cultivar Tifrunner chromosome 3, arahy.Tifrunner.gnm2.J5K5, whole genome shotgun sequence genomic region:
- the LOC112791034 gene encoding calcium-dependent protein kinase SK5, whose amino-acid sequence MSKAGSTAAPLKPAWVLPHRTPRLTELYALGRKLGQGQFGTTFHCTEKSTGRIFACKSIPKRKLFCKEDYDDVWREIQIMHHLSEHPNVVRIHGTFEDSLAVHLVMELCEGGELFDRIVHKGHYSERQAAKLIKTIVEVVESCHSLGVMHRDLKPENFLFDSVDEDAKLKATDFGLSVFYKPGESFCDVVGSPYYVAPEVLRKHYGPESDVWSAGVILYILLSGVPPFWAETEPGIFRQILLGRIDFQSEPWPSISDSAKDLIRKMLDQNPKTRLTAHEVLRHPWIVDDNIAPDKPLDSAVLSRLKQFSAMNKLKKMALRVIAERLSEEEIGGLKELFKMIDTDSSGTITFDELKEGLKRVGSELMESEIKDLMDAADIDKSGTIDYGEFIAATVHLNKLEREENLLSAFSYFDKDGSGYITIDEIQQACRDFGLDDIHIDDMIKEIDQDNDGQIDYGEFAAMMRKGNGGIGRRTMRKTLNFRDAFGLVSNGANQDIDGHL is encoded by the exons ATGTCGAAAGCGGGAAGCACAGCGGCACCGTTGAAGCCAGCGTGGGTTCTCCCACACCGAACCCCGAGGCTGACGGAACTGTACGCGCTTGGAAGAAAACTGGGTCAAGGTCAATTCGGAACAACCTTCCACTGCACTGAAAAGTCCACGGGTCGCATCTTCGCCTGCAAGTCCATCCCAAAGCGCAAGCTCTTCTGCAAAGAAGACTACGACGACGTTTGGAGAGAGATTCAGATAATGCACCATCTTTCAGAACACCCCAACGTGGTTCGAATCCATGGCACCTTCGAGGACAGCCTTGCCGTTCATCTCGTTATGGAGCTCTGTGAAGGCGGCGAGCTCTTCGATAGGATCGTTCACAAGGGTCACTACAGTGAGAGACAAGCAGCAAAGCTTATCAAGACCATTGTTGAGGTTGTTGAATCTTGCCACTCTCTTGGGGTCATGCATAGGGACCTCAAGCCTGAGAATTTCTTGTTCGATAGCGTTGACGAAGATGCTAAGCTTAAAGCCACAGATTTTGGATTGTCTGTCTTCTATAAGCCTG GTGAATCGTTTTGTGATGTTGTTGGGAGCCCATACTATGTTGCACCAGAGGTCTTGCGCAAGCATTATGGACCAGAATCAGATGTGTGGAGTGCAGGGGTTATTTTGTACATCTTATTGAGTGGGGTGCCACCATTTTGGGCTG AAACTGAACCTGGGATCTTCCGACAGATTTTACTAGGAAGAATTGATTTTCAGTCTGAGCCCTGGCCTAGCATTTCGGACAGCGCCAAGGATCTAATTCGGAAAATGCTTGATCAAAATCCAAAAACCAGGCTCACAGCACATGAAGTACTTC GCCACCCATGGATTGTTGATGACAACATTGCACCAGATAAACCTCTTGACTCTGCAGTTTTGTCTAGACTGAAGCAATTCTCTGCAATGAATAAGCTGAAAAAGATGGCTTTGCGT GTTATTGCCGAGCGGCTTTCTGAGGAAGAAATCGGTGGCCTTAAAGAGTTATTCAAGATGATTGACACAGACAGCAGCGGAACCATAACATTTGATGAGTTAAAGGAAGGCTTAAAGCGAGTAGGATCCGAACTTATGGAGTCTGAAATCAAGGATCTGATGGATGCA GCGGATATTGATAAAAGTGGGACAATTGATTATGGCGAATTCATTGCTGCAACTGTTCATTTAAATAAGCTGGAGAGAGAGGAAAACCTTTTGTCAGCGTTCTCGTATTTTGACAAAGATGGTAGTGGCTACATAACCATTGATGAGATTCAACAAGCTTGTAGGGACTTCGGTTTAGATGACATACATATTGATGACATGATCAAAGAAATAGATCAAGACAAT GATGGACAAATAGATTATGGGGAATTTGCTGCGATGATGAGAAAGGGGAATGGAGGGATAGGAAGGAGAACCATGAGAAAAACACTCAATTTTAGAGATGCTTTTGGATTAGTAAGCAATGGAGCCAATCAAGATATTGATGGTCacctttaa